A DNA window from Hordeum vulgare subsp. vulgare chromosome 1H, MorexV3_pseudomolecules_assembly, whole genome shotgun sequence contains the following coding sequences:
- the LOC123449945 gene encoding disease resistance protein RGA2-like isoform X1 gives MPSNFHLNPKRCAERMMSISIYLQLKLFFSWNNQLLQRVTMPHKLKNVRGEIEKIRKEGQAINLVRHQERAEGSRKNETFAGIFDEGLRSGVVGRDIEKDKIISLLLKMGVQEDISIVPIVGLGGLGKSTLAESVFVDKMVNDFEVRAWVHVSKEFDLHKIGSAILKSINSSINLDNCSLQFLQENLRNELADRRYLIVLDDLWEENADKLERLKQMLQHGHRGSRVIVTTRNQSVVNKLGTGVLAHKRKICLVPNSDQIKLHVLSNDDCWEVMKQTAFGPDDDKSDLEEIGRKIAEKCGGVPLVAIALGQVMSELRTVEAWQNIRDTNIDLGHRDHKDTLERLMLSYYYMKLDFKMCFTYLAAFPKGFIIESDRLIQQWKALGYIHRGDDGKRCINYLMGMSFLQISRSSAIRSSPVHADAPRELTMHDLVHDLATIIMGHESVVLNATELMTRKKAKHRYCRHARLINYQNQHMVFNDLPGSIRSFHVRHPETGQLPQKAFSRTKYIRVLDLSGCLVVRQTTPIKIFLPSSVLQLKLLRYLDASSLPITSLPESFHTLQNMETLILSNCSLKTLPDSICRLHKLRYLDLAGNARFNKLPDNFHLLTELIFLNMSSCSKLTELPDNFSLESLEHLNLSGCHELKALPHDFGNLENLTFLNLSDCYKISVLPESFCQLKHLKDLNLSDCRALIVLPECFGDLSELESLNLTSCPRLARLPESVCKMTNLRCLNLSYCLGMLELPSSLGDLNLQILDISAGALRHLPDSISKMASLTQFVVTSGHPRVFGEAQEIKKRLKLPGRTVHRVRKGHSGHSSIVELAHVNCSELLIGSLQRVEKPEDAERVMLRDKSCVRQLALHWNRRNNMYADSAPSILKRLMPAQNLEQFMIQGYTSKGFPKWMSHISSHLPCITYLSLSDLGACDNIPPFGQLPNLRSLYLQKIPNIRKIGKNFYGEGGTCKKLRLLQLKSMVNLEEWWTTRSGKENGEFLIPNLHNLELKDCPKLKFRPYPPRSMFWCLDNSDEVLAGQGFGKLSSSTLPCRMGIKNCSFHPGKWSRLEQFPTLEEFSLTSCHGLMSLPEAIRCFTSLKKLSLTSLWWLETIPEWLGHLTSLQVFAIKDCHSLTFLPQSMENLTALRILMLLECKGLYILPEWIGQLSSLRELHITDCPDITSLPESIQNLTALEELYISGCSSLVRRSRTEDAYKVSHIRKVIFEPEEPNEEQRQEESQEAWMDRLPKKYGENPSRHREEQEELEMSGSDSEHLSHYGQEDSENEDEDWYL, from the exons ATGCCTAGTAACTTCCATCTTAATCCAAAGAGATGTGCTGAGAGAATGATGTCGATTTCAATTTATTTACAGTTGAAGCTGTTCTTTTCCTGGAATAATCAACTTCTACAGAGGGTTACCATGCCTCACAAGCTGAAGAACGTGAGGGGGGAAATAGAGAAAATAAGAAAGGAGGGTCAGGCTATCAATCTTGTGAGACATCAAGAACGAGCAGAAGGGAGCAGAAAAAATGAAACTTTTGCAGGCATCTTTGATGAAGGCCTGAGATCTGGAGTGGTGGGGAGGGATATAGAGAAGGACAAAATAATCAGTCTGCTACTAAAAATGGGCGTTCAAGAGGATATATCTATTGTCCCGATTGTCGGGCTAGGTGGTCTAGGGAAGTCAACATTGGCTGAATCAGTCTTTGTAGACAAGATGGTCAACGACTTCGAAGTCCGAGCCTGGGTTCATGTGTCTAAGGAGTTTGATCTGCACAAAATTGGGAGTGCCATCCTCAAAAGCATAAATAGCAGTATCAACCTTGACAATTGTAGTTTGCAATTTTTACAGGAAAATCTCAGAAATGAACTTGCTGATAGAAGGTACTTGATTGTTTTGGATGATCTTTGGGAAGAGAACGCGGATAAGCTGGAAAGGCTGAAGCAGATGCTACAACATGGCCACAGGGGTAGTAGGGTTATTGTAACTACACGTAACCAAAGTGTAGTCAATAAATTGGGCACCGGTGTTcttgcacacaaaagaaaaatTTGTCTGGtgcccaactcagatcaaatcaaGTTGCATGTTTTATCAAATGATGACTGCTGGGAAGTAATGAAACAAACAGCATTCGGGCCTGATGATGACAAAAGTGACTTGGAAGAAATTGGAAGGAAAATTGCAGAGAAGTGTGGGGGTGTACCACTCGTGGCAATTGCCCTTGGGCAAGTGATGTCCGAGTTAAGGACTGTCGAGGCATGGCAAAACATAAGAGATACAAACATTGATTTGGGTCATAGAGATCACAAGGACACATTGGAGCGCCTCATGCTGAGCTATTACTACATGAAGCTTGACTTCAAAATGTGTTTCACATATTTGGCGGCCTTTCCCAAGGGCTTCATTATAGAAAGTGATCGTCTAATTCAGCAATGGAAGGCTCTTGGATACATTCATCGAGGGGATGATGGTAAAAGGTGCATCAACTACCTTATGGGGATGTCCTTCCTTCAAATTTCAAGGTCTTCTGCA ATTAGGTCAAGTCCAGTGCATGCTGATGCTCCTCGGGAGCTCACCATGCATGATTTGGTGCACGATCTTGCTACTATAATCATGGGCCATGAATCCGTTGTTCTAAATGCTACCGAGCTGATGACTAGGAAGAAAGCAAAACATCGTTATTGTCGACATGCACGATTGATCAACTACCAGAATCAGCATATGGTTTTCAATGATCTACCAGGCAGCATCAGATCCTTCCATGTAAGACATCCAGAGACAGGGCAGCTCCCCCAAAAGGCATTTTCTAGAACCAAGTATATACGGGTCTTGGACCTAAGTGGATGTTTAGTTGTGAGGCAAACTACTCCAATTAAGATATTTTTGCCATCTTCCGTGCTTCAGTTGAAGCTACTTAGGTACCTCGATGCCTCTAGCCTACCAATTACATCACTTCCTGAGTCGTTCCATACACTTCAAAATATGGAAACTCTAATTCTGTCTAATTGCTCACTGAAAACCTTGCCTGACAGTATCTGTAGACTCCACAAACTCCGCTATTTGGACCTAGctggcaatgctaggttcaataaGCTCCCTGACAACTTTCATCTTCTTACTGAACTCATATTCCTGAACATGTCAAGTTGTTCCAAGCTAACAGAACTTCCTGACAATTTTAGCCTGGAGAGTTTAGAACATTTAAACCTATCAGGTTGTCATGAGTTAAAAGCCCTTCCACACGATTTCGGCAATCTTGAAAATCTTACGTTCTTGAACCTTTCTGATTGCTACAAGATATCAGTTCTACCAGAATCATTTTGCCAACTGAAGCATTTGAAAGATCTAAACCTTTCAGATTGTCGTGCCCTTATAGTGCTCCCTGAATGTTTTGGTGACCTTTCAGAGCTTGAATCTTTGAACCTAACAAGTTGTCCCAGGCTAGCACGGTTGCCCGAGTCAGTCTGCAAGATGACTAATCTGAGGTGTCTCAATTTGTCATATTGTTTAGGGATGCTAGAGCTTCCCTCCTCACTAGGTGATCTTAATCTCCAAATATTGGACATTTCTGCTGGCGCTCTCCGTCACTTGCCAGATAGTATCAGTAAAATGGCTAGTCTCACCCAATTTGTGGTCACGTCAGGACATCCTAGGGTGTTTGGAGAAGCCCAGGAAATTAAGAAACGTCTTAAATTGCCAGGCCGTACAGTACATAGAGTACGCAAGGGACATTCAGGACACAGCAGTATTGTGGAGCTTGCACATGTGAATTGCAGTGAGCTGTTAATTGGATCTCTTCAGCGTGTCGAGAAACCGGAAGACGCAGAGAGAGTCATGCTGCGTGATAAATCATGTGTTCGACAACTAGCTCTCCACTGGAACAGGAGGAATAATATGTATGCTGACTCGGCTCCGTCTATTCTGAAGAGGCTCATGCCAGCTCAAAATCTTGAACAGTTTATGATACAAGGGTATACGAGCAAGGGTTTTCCTAAATGGATGTCGCACATATCCTCCCACCTCCCTTGTATTACATATCTGAGTCTTTCTGATTTAGGTGCATGTGATAATATTCCTCCGTTTGGCCAGCTACCAAATTTAAGAAGTCTATATCTGCAGAAAATTCCGAACATCAGGAAAATCGGCAAGAATTTCTATGGGGAGGGTGGAACTTGTAAGAAATTAAGATTGCTACAGTTGAAGTCGATGGTCAATTTGGAGGAATGGTGGACAACACGGTCAGGCAAAGAAAATGGAGAATTTCTAATCCCTAATTTGCACAATTTAGAGTTAAAGGACTGCCCAAAGTTGAAGTTTCGACCATATCCCCCTAGAAGTATGTTTTGGTGCTTGGACAATAGCGATGAGGTTTTGGCAGGACAAGGATTTGGGAAACTCTCATCTTCCACTCTTCCTTGTCGCATGGGTATTAAAAATTGCAGCTTTCATCCTGGCAAGTGGAGTAGACTAGAGCAATTCCCAACTCTCGAGGAATTCTCATTGACCTCCTGCCATGGCTTGATGTCCTTGCCAGAGGCCATTCGCTGCTTCACCTCTCTCAAAAAGCTAAGTTTGACGTCATTGTGGTGGCTGGAGACGATTCCGGAATGGTTGGGACATCTCACTTCTCTACAAGTCTTTGCGATAAAAGACTGTCACAGTTTAACATTTTTGCCTCAAAGTATGGAAAACCTTACTGCTCTGAGAATACTAATGCTTCTCGAGTGCAAAGGACTATATATATTGCCGGAATGGATAGGACAGCTCAGTTCCCTACGAGAACTTCACATCACAGACTGTCCCGACATCACATCTTTGCCTGAAAGCATACAAAACCTTACTGCCCTGGAGGAACTGTACATTTCTGGTTGTTCAAGTTTGGTCCGTAGGTCCCGCACGGAGGATGCATATAAGGTTTCTCACATCCGTAAAGTGATATTCGAGCCAGAAGAACCAAATGAGGAACAAAGACAAGAAGAATCACAG GAAGCATGGATGGATAGGCTACCGAAAAAATATGGAGAAAACCCATCGAGACatagagaggaacaagaagaactAGAG ATGTCGGGCTCAGACTCTGAACATCTCTCTCACTATGGGCAAGAAGATTCAGAAAATGAGGATGAAGATTGGTACCTATAA
- the LOC123449945 gene encoding disease resistance protein RGA2-like isoform X3 gives MSGFGEIIASAVGKQIASKLGEVAAEEATLQWRFKDDVDIMADKMQDLEAVLHDADDRLRRRGRDGEAVGRWLTKFKSVAYDVEDVLDDLDAIELLKKSQPKLKLFFSWNNQLLQRVTMPHKLKNVRGEIEKIRKEGQAINLVRHQERAEGSRKNETFAGIFDEGLRSGVVGRDIEKDKIISLLLKMGVQEDISIVPIVGLGGLGKSTLAESVFVDKMVNDFEVRAWVHVSKEFDLHKIGSAILKSINSSINLDNCSLQFLQENLRNELADRRYLIVLDDLWEENADKLERLKQMLQHGHRGSRVIVTTRNQSVVNKLGTGVLAHKRKICLVPNSDQIKLHVLSNDDCWEVMKQTAFGPDDDKSDLEEIGRKIAEKCGGVPLVAIALGQVMSELRTVEAWQNIRDTNIDLGHRDHKDTLERLMLSYYYMKLDFKMCFTYLAAFPKGFIIESDRLIQQWKALGYIHRGDDGKRCINYLMGMSFLQISRSSAIRSSPVHADAPRELTMHDLVHDLATIIMGHESVVLNATELMTRKKAKHRYCRHARLINYQNQHMVFNDLPGSIRSFHVRHPETGQLPQKAFSRTKYIRVLDLSGCLVVRQTTPIKIFLPSSVLQLKLLRYLDASSLPITSLPESFHTLQNMETLILSNCSLKTLPDSICRLHKLRYLDLAGNARFNKLPDNFHLLTELIFLNMSSCSKLTELPDNFSLESLEHLNLSGCHELKALPHDFGNLENLTFLNLSDCYKISVLPESFCQLKHLKDLNLSDCRALIVLPECFGDLSELESLNLTSCPRLARLPESVCKMTNLRCLNLSYCLGMLELPSSLGDLNLQILDISAGALRHLPDSISKMASLTQFVVTSGHPRVFGEAQEIKKRLKLPGRTVHRVRKGHSGHSSIVELAHVNCSELLIGSLQRVEKPEDAERVMLRDKSCVRQLALHWNRRNNMYADSAPSILKRLMPAQNLEQFMIQGYTSKGFPKWMSHISSHLPCITYLSLSDLGACDNIPPFGQLPNLRSLYLQKIPNIRKIGKNFYGEGGTCKKLRLLQLKSMVNLEEWWTTRSGKENGEFLIPNLHNLELKDCPKLKFRPYPPRSMFWCLDNSDEVLAGQGFGKLSSSTLPCRMGIKNCSFHPGKWSRLEQFPTLEEFSLTSCHGLMSLPEAIRCFTSLKKLSLTSLWWLETIPEWLGHLTSLQVFAIKDCHSLTFLPQSMENLTALRILMLLECKGLYILPEWIGQLSSLRELHITDCPDITSLPESIQNLTALEELYISGCSSLVRRSRTEDAYKVSHIRKVIFEPEEPNEEQRQEESQEAWMDRLPKKYGENPSRHREEQEELESQMSGSDSEHLSHYGQEDSENEDEDWYL, from the exons ATGAGTGGGTTCGGGGAGATAATCGCGAGCGCCGTGGGGAAGCAAATCGCGAGCAAGCTCGGTGAAGTCGCCGCGGAGGAGGCCACCCTGCAGTGGAGGTTCAAGGACGATGTTGACATCATGGCGGACAAGATGCAAGATCTGGAGGCCGTGTTGCATGATGCGGATGATAGGCTGCGCCGACGAGGAAGAGATGGGGAAGCTGTTGGGCGGTGGCTCACCAAATTCAAGTCTGTCGCCTACGACGTCGAGGACGTGCTGGATGATCTGGACGCCATCGAGCTCTTAAAGAAGAGCCAACCAAAG TTGAAGCTGTTCTTTTCCTGGAATAATCAACTTCTACAGAGGGTTACCATGCCTCACAAGCTGAAGAACGTGAGGGGGGAAATAGAGAAAATAAGAAAGGAGGGTCAGGCTATCAATCTTGTGAGACATCAAGAACGAGCAGAAGGGAGCAGAAAAAATGAAACTTTTGCAGGCATCTTTGATGAAGGCCTGAGATCTGGAGTGGTGGGGAGGGATATAGAGAAGGACAAAATAATCAGTCTGCTACTAAAAATGGGCGTTCAAGAGGATATATCTATTGTCCCGATTGTCGGGCTAGGTGGTCTAGGGAAGTCAACATTGGCTGAATCAGTCTTTGTAGACAAGATGGTCAACGACTTCGAAGTCCGAGCCTGGGTTCATGTGTCTAAGGAGTTTGATCTGCACAAAATTGGGAGTGCCATCCTCAAAAGCATAAATAGCAGTATCAACCTTGACAATTGTAGTTTGCAATTTTTACAGGAAAATCTCAGAAATGAACTTGCTGATAGAAGGTACTTGATTGTTTTGGATGATCTTTGGGAAGAGAACGCGGATAAGCTGGAAAGGCTGAAGCAGATGCTACAACATGGCCACAGGGGTAGTAGGGTTATTGTAACTACACGTAACCAAAGTGTAGTCAATAAATTGGGCACCGGTGTTcttgcacacaaaagaaaaatTTGTCTGGtgcccaactcagatcaaatcaaGTTGCATGTTTTATCAAATGATGACTGCTGGGAAGTAATGAAACAAACAGCATTCGGGCCTGATGATGACAAAAGTGACTTGGAAGAAATTGGAAGGAAAATTGCAGAGAAGTGTGGGGGTGTACCACTCGTGGCAATTGCCCTTGGGCAAGTGATGTCCGAGTTAAGGACTGTCGAGGCATGGCAAAACATAAGAGATACAAACATTGATTTGGGTCATAGAGATCACAAGGACACATTGGAGCGCCTCATGCTGAGCTATTACTACATGAAGCTTGACTTCAAAATGTGTTTCACATATTTGGCGGCCTTTCCCAAGGGCTTCATTATAGAAAGTGATCGTCTAATTCAGCAATGGAAGGCTCTTGGATACATTCATCGAGGGGATGATGGTAAAAGGTGCATCAACTACCTTATGGGGATGTCCTTCCTTCAAATTTCAAGGTCTTCTGCA ATTAGGTCAAGTCCAGTGCATGCTGATGCTCCTCGGGAGCTCACCATGCATGATTTGGTGCACGATCTTGCTACTATAATCATGGGCCATGAATCCGTTGTTCTAAATGCTACCGAGCTGATGACTAGGAAGAAAGCAAAACATCGTTATTGTCGACATGCACGATTGATCAACTACCAGAATCAGCATATGGTTTTCAATGATCTACCAGGCAGCATCAGATCCTTCCATGTAAGACATCCAGAGACAGGGCAGCTCCCCCAAAAGGCATTTTCTAGAACCAAGTATATACGGGTCTTGGACCTAAGTGGATGTTTAGTTGTGAGGCAAACTACTCCAATTAAGATATTTTTGCCATCTTCCGTGCTTCAGTTGAAGCTACTTAGGTACCTCGATGCCTCTAGCCTACCAATTACATCACTTCCTGAGTCGTTCCATACACTTCAAAATATGGAAACTCTAATTCTGTCTAATTGCTCACTGAAAACCTTGCCTGACAGTATCTGTAGACTCCACAAACTCCGCTATTTGGACCTAGctggcaatgctaggttcaataaGCTCCCTGACAACTTTCATCTTCTTACTGAACTCATATTCCTGAACATGTCAAGTTGTTCCAAGCTAACAGAACTTCCTGACAATTTTAGCCTGGAGAGTTTAGAACATTTAAACCTATCAGGTTGTCATGAGTTAAAAGCCCTTCCACACGATTTCGGCAATCTTGAAAATCTTACGTTCTTGAACCTTTCTGATTGCTACAAGATATCAGTTCTACCAGAATCATTTTGCCAACTGAAGCATTTGAAAGATCTAAACCTTTCAGATTGTCGTGCCCTTATAGTGCTCCCTGAATGTTTTGGTGACCTTTCAGAGCTTGAATCTTTGAACCTAACAAGTTGTCCCAGGCTAGCACGGTTGCCCGAGTCAGTCTGCAAGATGACTAATCTGAGGTGTCTCAATTTGTCATATTGTTTAGGGATGCTAGAGCTTCCCTCCTCACTAGGTGATCTTAATCTCCAAATATTGGACATTTCTGCTGGCGCTCTCCGTCACTTGCCAGATAGTATCAGTAAAATGGCTAGTCTCACCCAATTTGTGGTCACGTCAGGACATCCTAGGGTGTTTGGAGAAGCCCAGGAAATTAAGAAACGTCTTAAATTGCCAGGCCGTACAGTACATAGAGTACGCAAGGGACATTCAGGACACAGCAGTATTGTGGAGCTTGCACATGTGAATTGCAGTGAGCTGTTAATTGGATCTCTTCAGCGTGTCGAGAAACCGGAAGACGCAGAGAGAGTCATGCTGCGTGATAAATCATGTGTTCGACAACTAGCTCTCCACTGGAACAGGAGGAATAATATGTATGCTGACTCGGCTCCGTCTATTCTGAAGAGGCTCATGCCAGCTCAAAATCTTGAACAGTTTATGATACAAGGGTATACGAGCAAGGGTTTTCCTAAATGGATGTCGCACATATCCTCCCACCTCCCTTGTATTACATATCTGAGTCTTTCTGATTTAGGTGCATGTGATAATATTCCTCCGTTTGGCCAGCTACCAAATTTAAGAAGTCTATATCTGCAGAAAATTCCGAACATCAGGAAAATCGGCAAGAATTTCTATGGGGAGGGTGGAACTTGTAAGAAATTAAGATTGCTACAGTTGAAGTCGATGGTCAATTTGGAGGAATGGTGGACAACACGGTCAGGCAAAGAAAATGGAGAATTTCTAATCCCTAATTTGCACAATTTAGAGTTAAAGGACTGCCCAAAGTTGAAGTTTCGACCATATCCCCCTAGAAGTATGTTTTGGTGCTTGGACAATAGCGATGAGGTTTTGGCAGGACAAGGATTTGGGAAACTCTCATCTTCCACTCTTCCTTGTCGCATGGGTATTAAAAATTGCAGCTTTCATCCTGGCAAGTGGAGTAGACTAGAGCAATTCCCAACTCTCGAGGAATTCTCATTGACCTCCTGCCATGGCTTGATGTCCTTGCCAGAGGCCATTCGCTGCTTCACCTCTCTCAAAAAGCTAAGTTTGACGTCATTGTGGTGGCTGGAGACGATTCCGGAATGGTTGGGACATCTCACTTCTCTACAAGTCTTTGCGATAAAAGACTGTCACAGTTTAACATTTTTGCCTCAAAGTATGGAAAACCTTACTGCTCTGAGAATACTAATGCTTCTCGAGTGCAAAGGACTATATATATTGCCGGAATGGATAGGACAGCTCAGTTCCCTACGAGAACTTCACATCACAGACTGTCCCGACATCACATCTTTGCCTGAAAGCATACAAAACCTTACTGCCCTGGAGGAACTGTACATTTCTGGTTGTTCAAGTTTGGTCCGTAGGTCCCGCACGGAGGATGCATATAAGGTTTCTCACATCCGTAAAGTGATATTCGAGCCAGAAGAACCAAATGAGGAACAAAGACAAGAAGAATCACAG GAAGCATGGATGGATAGGCTACCGAAAAAATATGGAGAAAACCCATCGAGACatagagaggaacaagaagaactAGAG TCACAGATGTCGGGCTCAGACTCTGAACATCTCTCTCACTATGGGCAAGAAGATTCAGAAAATGAGGATGAAGATTGGTACCTATAA